CGGTAACCTCGTCATCCAGACGCACGACGGCGATCTGCCCCGAACTGACCTCCGGCACACGATGCACGGCGAGCAGATCGCCATGCATGATGCCGGCGTCACGCATGCTCATGCCCTGCACGCGCAGCAGATAATCCGCGCGCGGGCGGAACACCTGGCCCAGGGTTTCGTAGTAATCCTCGATATGCTCTTCGGCCAGGATCGGCTGGCCGGCCGCGACCCGCCCGACCACGGGCAGCGCATCCGCACTGACATGATCGACAAGCTGGATGCCGCGCGCGGCGCCGCGCACGATCTGCAGCACGCCCTTGCGCTCGAGCGCGCGCAGATGTTCCTCGGCGGCGTTTGCGGAGCGGAACCCCAGTTCGGCGGCGATCTCCGCGCGCGTGGGCGGCATGCCGGTATCATCGAGGTATTCGCGGATCAGATTCAGGATCTGCGCCTGACGCGCGGTGAGATTCGTCCGATCGCTCATGGGCATCACCTGTATAATTACACAGCATCGATGGTAACGCCGGACCTGCCCAACACTCAAGCACGCGAACTGTTCGCGCGGGGCGGCACCCGATATGCCAGGCACCGCCCCGGCTATCCGCCCGAACTGTTCGACCGGCTCGTGGCGCTTGCGCCCACGCGCTCGACCGCGCTGGATTGTGCGGCCGGCACTGGCCAGGCCACGCTGCCGCTGGCCGAATATTTCGAACGCGTGATCGCGATCGACACGAGCGCCGATCAGCTGCGCGCCCTGCCCACCCACCCGCGCTGTCACCGCCTGCGCGCCGCCGCCGAACAACTTCCGCTGGCGAATGCCAGCGTTTCACTCGTCTGCGTAGCGCAGGCCCTGCACTGGTTCGAGCACGAACGTTTTTTCGCGGAGACACAACGCATTCTGATACCCGGCGGGGTATTCGCGGCCTGGACGTATGCACTGGCGCGTGTGAACGACGCCGTCGATGCCGTCGTCGACCACCTCTATCGCGAGGTTCTGGAGCCGGACTGGCCGCCGCAACGTCGGCATGTCGAAACTGGCTATGCACAACTGCCGTTTCCGTTCGCGCCGATTGCGTTCGATCCCATGGCGATCGAACTCGATTGGCGGCTGGGCGATCTGGTGGCCTATCTCGGCACCTGGTCGGCCGTCGCACGCCATCGTGAACGCACCGGCCACGATCCGCTCGCGCTCATCGATGTTGACCTTCGTTCCGCCTGGGGCGAACCATCAGAATCCAAACGCATCCGCTGGCCGTTGGCGCTGCGTGTTGGTCGTCGGTAAAAATGACCGGAACGCCCACCGTAATCACCGCAGGGTGCGCACCGCGTACCTTTAGCAGGCTGTTGGAATTCTCTTTTCAACGGCCTGTTGGCGCGAGACAGGGACGTCTCGCCCGAAAATCGAACACCCAAGTGTTTGGTTTTCGTGAGCAACCGAAAACCACGCTTTTCGGTTGCGACGTTGAAAAGGCCATGGATGGGCCTTTTTCAACAACCTGTTAGACACGTTTGAAAATCTCTACTGGACGAACAACATAGAACCATCGACCGACTCGAGGCGGCGCTGGATAGATGGTTGTCCGAATAACCAAGGAAGATCTGAAAAATCGACCTTGTTCAATGTCATTCATCGAACAAGTGGGTTTGCCAAGGCAACGGATGATGTTCGCTGCCATGGCTGCAGGTAGTGGATGGTGCGCGGTACGCACCCTACGCGGACTACGACAACGGTGCGCGGGGCGCGCCCCATTCAGACTGAAAATCCCTTGGCGTACTTGGCGCCTTGGCGGTTCAAAAGCGCAGATAAAACCCGGCACAGGACCCGCTCACGTACAATGACGGCCCGTTTTTCGCCGTCAGGATACCCATGACCATCATCGTCGCCGTTCGCAAGGGCAATCGCGCCGTGCTCGCCGCGGACACCGCGGAGTCCGAAGGCTCGATGCTGATTCCGGCGGGCTACCGGGCGAACCACACGAAGATCATCAAACACCGGCGCGCCCTGCTCGGCATGGCCGGCTGGTCGGCGGTCAGCGATGCGATGGAATCCGTGCTGCGCGGTGAACCGGACATCCTCGACACCTCCTCGCGCGCGGCCGTCTACGAGTCGTTCCGGCGCATTCACGACGTGCTGAAGAAGGACCACTACATCGAGACGCGCGAGGACGAAAAGGAGCAGCCCGTGGAATCCAGCCAGGTCGACACGCTGATCCTGACGCCGGAGGCGATCTACTCGGTCGAAAGCTATCGATCCGTCGCCGAGTACACGCGCTTCTGGGCCATCGGCTCGGGCACGCGGCTGGCGCTCGGCGCGATCTATTCGCTGTACCGGCGCATGGACAACCCGCGCGACATCGCCCGCGCCGGGGTCGAGGCCGCCTGCGAGTTCGACGACGCCTGCATGCTGCCGCTGGAGGTGCGCGCGCTGCGCGGCGCCTGAACCCGGCACGAACTCGAACGGGCGAACCGCCGGGCGGCTGCTAGAATTGCCTGCATATGCAAGCGCCGCCCACGAGTCCACAAGCCCACCGACGCGCCCGGCTCGGGGCCTGGGTGTTGGGCATCGCGGCATCGGTCGCGGTTGCCGCCGGACTCCCCGGGGTCGAGCACGAGAAGTGGTCCGACGAGTTCGACCCGCACTTTCGCAAGTATTCCAAACGCTATTTCGGCCCGCATTTCGACTGGCACTGGTTCAAGGCCCAGGGCATCGTCGAATCCAGGCTGAACCCCAAGGCCAAAAGCCCGGCCGGCGCGGTCGGCATCATGCAGGTGCTGCCGTCTACCTTCGAGGAGATCGCCAAGGTCAATCCGAGCTTCGTGCTGATCGACGAACCGGAGTGGAACATCGCCGCCGGCATCTATTACGACCGCACGATGTATCGCAAATGGCCAACGCCACGGCCCAGCGAGGATCGGCTGTTTCTCGCATTCGCGAGCTATAACGCGGGCTACGGGCGCGTGCTGCGCGCGCTGAAATCCGCCGGCGCGGACACCGCGCCGTGGTCGAAGATTCGGCCGATGCTGCCGTCGGAAACGCGGGCCTATCTGGACCGCATCAGCACCGTCATGGGCACCGAGGCCGACCGGCCGCCGCCGGCCCGGGGGATCGAGGCGATTCTCAAACGCCGCAGTTAGACTGCCCGACCGCGCGGCGCGCTCAGGGCTTCTTCGCCCCCGGCTCCAGGGTCGGCGCGGCAACGAGCTTGCCGTAGATCCAGCCCACCTGTGACTGTTCCGGCAGCCAGACTTCGACCCAGTCGCCGTGGCGGCTCAGCTCGCCGAGCGCCGCGTCGCGCGTCAGACTTGCAACGAGCTTCTTTCCAACGTCCGGACCGGAACGCACATTGGCCTTTTCCACGCTCACGACCAGCGGTGTGGTGAGCTTTTTCCAGTTCTTCGCGAGCAGCTGCTGATAGAGCTCGCGCGCGCCATCGACGCCACGCGCCGTGAGATCGCGCAGGAAATCCCGTGCGTCCTCATGGCCGTTTGCGATGGCCTTGCCGAGCCATTCCAGCGCCTTG
This DNA window, taken from Chromatiales bacterium, encodes the following:
- the lexA gene encoding transcriptional repressor LexA; this translates as MSDRTNLTARQAQILNLIREYLDDTGMPPTRAEIAAELGFRSANAAEEHLRALERKGVLQIVRGAARGIQLVDHVSADALPVVGRVAAGQPILAEEHIEDYYETLGQVFRPRADYLLRVQGMSMRDAGIMHGDLLAVHRVPEVSSGQIAVVRLDDEVTVKRWRQRGNRVRLLPENPDFEPIEVDLREVDVAIEGLAVGVLRTALR
- a CDS encoding class I SAM-dependent methyltransferase; protein product: MVTPDLPNTQARELFARGGTRYARHRPGYPPELFDRLVALAPTRSTALDCAAGTGQATLPLAEYFERVIAIDTSADQLRALPTHPRCHRLRAAAEQLPLANASVSLVCVAQALHWFEHERFFAETQRILIPGGVFAAWTYALARVNDAVDAVVDHLYREVLEPDWPPQRRHVETGYAQLPFPFAPIAFDPMAIELDWRLGDLVAYLGTWSAVARHRERTGHDPLALIDVDLRSAWGEPSESKRIRWPLALRVGRR
- a CDS encoding transglycosylase SLT domain-containing protein — translated: MQAPPTSPQAHRRARLGAWVLGIAASVAVAAGLPGVEHEKWSDEFDPHFRKYSKRYFGPHFDWHWFKAQGIVESRLNPKAKSPAGAVGIMQVLPSTFEEIAKVNPSFVLIDEPEWNIAAGIYYDRTMYRKWPTPRPSEDRLFLAFASYNAGYGRVLRALKSAGADTAPWSKIRPMLPSETRAYLDRISTVMGTEADRPPPARGIEAILKRRS